The Bacteroidota bacterium genome includes a window with the following:
- a CDS encoding NTP transferase domain-containing protein: MKIIIPMAGMGKRMRPHTLTIPKPLIPIAGKPMVQRIVEDLAQICHEKFTDVGYVISRAFGKEAEQNLIKVAEKLGAKGHIFYQDEPLGTAHAILCAEKILDGKVLIAFSDTLFIPDLKAKVDTEKDGIIWVQKIEDPRQFGVVKLDKEGYITDFVEKPQTFISDLAIIGIYYFKEGAYLKKEMQYLIDNNIKEKGEFQLTNAMENMKKKGTKFVTSQVAEWLDCGNKDATVYTNKRILETYYSNGKSSNPNDANVKNSKIIPPCVIGNNVQIINSTVGPFASIGDNTVIENSIVENVIVQANTKIKNAKLSNSMLGSFVEFSGNSNDASVGDYSIIKS, encoded by the coding sequence ATGAAAATAATTATACCGATGGCAGGAATGGGAAAACGAATGCGTCCGCATACGCTCACCATTCCAAAACCTTTGATTCCGATTGCAGGCAAACCGATGGTGCAGCGAATTGTGGAAGACCTTGCGCAAATATGTCATGAAAAATTTACGGATGTCGGCTATGTGATTTCAAGAGCATTCGGAAAAGAGGCGGAACAGAATCTGATTAAGGTGGCTGAGAAACTTGGAGCGAAAGGACATATTTTTTATCAGGACGAACCGCTTGGAACAGCGCATGCTATTCTTTGCGCAGAAAAAATTCTTGACGGAAAAGTTCTCATTGCTTTTTCTGATACGCTTTTCATTCCTGATTTGAAAGCGAAAGTGGATACTGAAAAAGATGGAATCATTTGGGTTCAGAAGATAGAAGACCCGCGCCAGTTCGGTGTGGTGAAGCTGGATAAAGAAGGATACATAACTGATTTTGTGGAAAAGCCCCAAACTTTCATCTCTGATTTAGCTATCATCGGAATTTATTATTTTAAAGAAGGTGCTTATCTGAAAAAAGAAATGCAATACCTGATAGATAACAATATAAAAGAGAAAGGAGAATTCCAACTGACGAACGCGATGGAGAATATGAAAAAAAAAGGAACTAAGTTTGTTACATCGCAGGTTGCTGAATGGCTCGATTGCGGAAACAAAGACGCAACGGTTTACACGAACAAAAGAATCCTTGAAACCTATTATAGCAACGGAAAGAGTTCAAATCCCAACGATGCAAATGTTAAAAATTCTAAAATAATTCCTCCCTGTGTGATAGGAAATAACGTTCAGATAATCAATTCAACAGTCGGTCCCTTTGCTTCAATTGGCGATAACACAGTAATTGAAAATTCCATAGTAGAAAACGTGATTGTTCAGGCGAATACAAAGATTAAAAACGCAAAGCTTTCCAACTCCATGTTGGGGAGTTTTGTAGAGTTCTCAGGCAATTCAAACGATGCAAGCGTTGGTGATTACAGTATTATCAAGAGTTGA
- the dut gene encoding dUTP diphosphatase: MKVRIINKSKHPLPSYATNASAGMDLRANLDSPIVLKSLERTLVPTGLFIELPVGFEAQIRPRSGLAFKNGLTVLNSPGTIDADYRGEVKVILVNLSKEDFTINDGERIAQMVIAKHEQAEWIQVEELIETERGVGGFGSTGKK, translated from the coding sequence ATGAAAGTCAGAATAATTAATAAGTCGAAACATCCGCTTCCATCATACGCTACGAATGCGTCCGCAGGAATGGATTTACGTGCGAACTTAGACTCGCCCATTGTTTTGAAATCGCTGGAAAGAACGTTAGTTCCCACAGGATTATTTATTGAACTTCCGGTAGGATTTGAAGCGCAGATTCGTCCGCGCTCGGGTCTTGCTTTCAAAAATGGATTAACTGTTTTAAATTCTCCCGGAACCATTGACGCAGATTACCGCGGAGAAGTGAAAGTGATTCTTGTAAATCTTTCAAAAGAAGATTTCACTATCAATGATGGAGAAAGAATCGCGCAAATGGTAATCGCAAAACATGAACAGGCGGAGTGGATTCAAGTTGAAGAATTAATAGAAACGGAAAGAGGTGTGGGAGGATTCGGCAGTACAGGGAAGAAATAA
- a CDS encoding polysaccharide biosynthesis C-terminal domain-containing protein, giving the protein MNPFKKLASQTAIYGLPTIIGRLLNYFLVPLYTYNFSTSEYGTVNEMYAYVSFLLIVLTYGMETALFNFSRLQDDKQKVYSTILTCVTLTSAVFIAGLTIFFQPIANLIEYPTHPEYITWFALILGLDAVSSIAFAKLREQNKAKNFALIKTLNIAVNIFFNVFFLWICKSEFDAGKNSSLACFYNPEIGIGYIFISNLIASVVTFLVLLPSILKAVSPLQRGAGGILDFSMLKTILPYALPLLIAGLAGMTNETIDRILLKYLLPSNIALEQVGIYGACYKISIIMTMFVQTFRFAAEPFFFSHAKETDSKQVYARVMDYFVIICMIIFLGTMMNISWIQYFVGRDFRDGLAVVPILLMANFFLGVFFNLSIWYKLTGQTKWGAYLTIFGAVITLIGNFVFIPIYGYMASAWATLVCYAGMMTLSYFIGNKYYPVKYDMKRTLGYLALALLLFALSHYLEIKSDILDIAAKNSLLVLFVIIVFIFERKNLFRKKNESQNN; this is encoded by the coding sequence CAAACCGCCATTTACGGCTTGCCCACTATCATCGGGCGTTTGCTGAATTATTTTTTGGTCCCACTTTACACTTACAACTTCTCCACATCCGAATACGGAACAGTGAATGAGATGTATGCGTATGTTTCTTTTCTTCTTATCGTTCTCACTTACGGAATGGAAACTGCGCTGTTTAATTTTTCTAGACTTCAAGATGACAAACAGAAAGTTTATTCTACTATTCTTACTTGTGTAACTCTTACTTCAGCTGTTTTCATTGCAGGGCTTACCATTTTTTTTCAGCCCATTGCAAACCTTATTGAATACCCAACACATCCTGAATACATCACCTGGTTTGCGCTGATTCTTGGACTTGACGCAGTTTCTTCCATTGCTTTTGCAAAACTCCGCGAGCAGAACAAAGCAAAAAACTTCGCGCTGATTAAAACTTTAAACATTGCGGTAAATATTTTTTTCAATGTTTTCTTTCTCTGGATCTGCAAAAGCGAATTTGACGCAGGGAAAAATTCTTCGCTTGCATGTTTTTACAATCCTGAAATCGGAATAGGATATATTTTCATTTCGAATCTTATTGCAAGTGTGGTTACGTTTTTAGTGCTTCTTCCTTCCATCCTCAAGGCTGTTTCCCCCTTGCAAAGGGGGGCAGGGGGGATTCTGGATTTCTCCATGCTCAAAACCATTTTACCATATGCACTTCCTCTTCTCATTGCAGGTCTAGCAGGAATGACGAATGAAACGATTGACAGAATTCTTCTCAAGTATCTTCTTCCTTCTAACATCGCGCTCGAGCAAGTAGGTATTTACGGTGCGTGTTATAAAATCTCCATCATCATGACCATGTTCGTTCAAACCTTTCGATTTGCTGCGGAACCATTTTTCTTTTCGCATGCAAAGGAAACAGATTCAAAACAGGTTTATGCGCGTGTGATGGATTATTTCGTCATCATCTGCATGATCATTTTTCTCGGAACGATGATGAATATTTCCTGGATACAATATTTTGTAGGAAGAGATTTTCGTGACGGACTTGCAGTTGTACCAATTCTTCTCATGGCAAACTTTTTTCTTGGAGTATTTTTCAATCTTTCCATCTGGTATAAACTCACCGGGCAGACAAAGTGGGGAGCGTATCTCACCATCTTCGGTGCGGTCATTACGCTCATTGGAAATTTTGTTTTCATTCCGATATACGGCTACATGGCAAGCGCTTGGGCAACGCTCGTTTGTTATGCGGGAATGATGACGCTTTCTTATTTTATCGGCAATAAATATTATCCTGTGAAATACGACATGAAACGAACGCTTGGTTACTTGGCTTTAGCGTTGCTTTTGTTCGCTTTGTCACATTATCTGGAAATTAAATCTGATATTTTGGATATTGCGGCAAAGAATTCTCTGCTTGTCCTGTTTGTGATTATTGTTTTTATCTTTGAGCGGAAAAATTTATTCAGAAAGAAAAATGAAAGTCAGAATAATTAA